CTATTCTAAACCACTTCCAAACATAGACATTCACACTCCAATGATCCCTTGGTCATCCACACTCGTTGATTCTCGTCGCGTTGAACACAAGTATCATATGGAATGAGTGATCGTCTTAATGCTTTATTGGTGTACTCGTTTAGCTACTAGTGATATTGTAAGATGTTGAGATAGACGGAGTGAACTTGTTAAACTAAATGCGTGTGTGGATAAGATTGATTGTTGGGTAGGAGGATGGATAAGTCATAAACTCAAGCGAGAACTTGACAATTGTGCCATGAAGTATGAGTAGTGGGTTGAGATAACGAGTTGGACACAAAATAGAAATATGAAATGGTATGTGGAGCGTTTACTTAATAGCAATCTCTTTTTACCTACAATCGTGCGATAAGAGCCTTAGAAACACATTTGACGAAATGCAATACTAATGAACTGTAATCGGCATACGGGGTCTTGATACCCAGAACGTAAAGCAGATGTACGGGATCATGAGCACCCAGAATGTAAagtggatgtacggggtcacgaGCACCCGAAAATATATTATGAGTATATGGGGCCCTAAAACCCGAAAAGTTCCTTAAGCCCACCGTTCGGCGTGTTATTGGAGAAAGAGTTATTTGATCTCATATTGGAGACCAATTGGAGATGTACGGGGTCCACAAGATCCAGAATGTAAGAGATTAATGTAGAAGTATGGAAATGAAACTTTGGATAGAATGGGGAAATGTAAAAGATGACTAATAGATTTACTAGATGGATTTATGACTAGTGAAATGATTCCTTGTGTCTTGAGTTCCCGGCATGGCATGACATTTGCGTTTATTGCATCCTCTTTTGTTGTCTCAATCttcgatctttttttttatgtcaaaatcTTCTCATTTGCATACAAGGTTTGTAGATATTTttctactgggcacgtgttttGCTCAACCCTATCATTCTTTCAGGTGCAACTCAGGAGCATTAGCATGGAATACTTGGCGTGCATATCATCCCATCCTTTTGAAAGTGAACACTGGGAAAACAACTCATATATCTTTTGTAAACTCTTTCGAAAGACAtaaattgtaattttcatttaaatccttAATTTAGAagtattgtaattttttaacttaTCTTTGTCTAAACTTTGGAACTTTGGGGCCAGAGTGTCATTGTTCTAATCTTTTGCACTTGATCGTACTCAATAAATGAATGTGAGAAAGTCTTTTGGGTTATTATAAGTATACCGCggtagtttttctttttaaaagttattattattattatgttaaaaatcgagggcgtgacataaataataaaagaaCGTCTGTATTGGAATTAATAAAAATCCACTATATTTATTAATAAAATGTAGTAGTTACAtaaattaccaaaaacaaaCCAATTGCTAAATTGTCTCAGCGGATTAAGTGTAAGAGTAATTCAATACACAAAAACTAAAATGTCAATATCTACTATTTAAGCCTTTGCAAAATTGTTACAATTTATATTTATtacaatttatttttctagCCTTTGCAAAATTGTTAATCAGGTCTTTGGAGTCAAGTTTTGCTACCAAAacatgttcttttttctttgttttttttggacttCGGAATATTATGTTCTACCGATAGTATGGCTCATCCACTTTAATCTCTTTTTTCTGATTGCCAAGTGGTTCtttattattgttttctttctctctttccctaatttttcaaattttgaaattttttgatctCAGGATATCGGCCCAAAATTTTTGGTTTTAACATCATATTTCGGCCAGTAGTGCTAGGTACACAGCTCTTTAGCCATACAAGCTTAAAGGAGTATGACTCATACTCCTTTAAGCTCACATAAATAAAGAAATCAGAAATTTCGTCGCACCGGACTAGAAtgaagagagaagaggagaggagaggaggaggaggagcgcgATCAGGcccaccaccaccggcagcACCTCAACCTCCACCTCCGGCGACAACCGACACACCCCTTCGAGACCACCGAGGCCAAACCCACCACCATAGATTGTGGAAACAAAATGGAGCGTCCAACAAATTTCTGTTACTTTAACCGGTGGAAACGAAATGGTTGTCCGCAAAATAAACCAACAATAGAATTCAGAACAATAGATTGTGGACCAGAGAAGCTAAAATAAATCAATGACCACAGCATCAACAATCTGATTCCTCTGCTCTTGATTTCTTCAACTAGTTCTCGATTTACCCTGTTCTTGATTTTCTTcaactttctttaaaaaaaaaaaacccaccgtTATTATCAAACTTTGTCAGAAACCATTTGCGAAAGATGATTCGTGATGAAGAAACGAATCTGGGTCTGGTGAATATTGGACCTATGGTTCGAGATTGAACTCAATCTTCAaaattgcaagaaaaaaaaaaaacagaggaactACTAACTAGAACATTGGGCGCTGTCGGTGCTGGTGGTCGCCGTcacattcctctctctctctctctctctctctctctctcattttgatTCTCATTTTCCACCTATGTTAGTACCAATCCCAACTTCATCTCGATTTTTACTTGGCCTATTATCAGAGCTGATAACTTTCATGTCCAATTTTGCTCTtcaatcctttttcttttcttttttttttgaagatgtcAAAGTATCATTTCATAACGCCATCCGGCAACGATTACATCAAAAGACAGGAATGAAACCAAAGCTGCTAACAATTGAAATGAGCGAAGGCTTTCAAGAGCCACCGGCTCGTAGACACACCTGCCAAAGAAGACTCGACACCTTCGGGATGGGACTATGAATCCTATCAACGATTAGCAACAGAGCATCCCTACAGATACCCTGCTCAAACCATAACACAATCCAACACAAATGTAATCAAGAAAACTacccaacaaacaaaacaaaaaaagaacaaaaaaacagcTAATCTGGGCTCAAAAGTTTCACCAAAAACAATCATCGATTCTTCTCACCTTGTTGGATCGGGATGAACCAAGAACAAACCAGCCGCTTCTCTGGAGTGAGAACCAAGCTCCATCGCCGGCTGCCTGCAGTTTAAGAGCTTTATTGCGTCGGAGGGAGCCAAAAACCACCCGAGTTCAACCCTTCGTCAGATCTACTCCAGTGGCCACTCATCAGACGGCAGAGGAAGGAAAGTACGTGATGGAGGTGATAGTGGTGAGCAAAGGGCTGAAGGGAGGTAGATGGAAAAAGTGGAGAGGATGGACGATGGGTGGAGGGGATGGACGGTGGTGAGGGGCCACAATCTGGTGGAGGAGGCTAGAGGTAGGTCACCGGGAGGTTGAAAAGAGGTGGCTGGCTAGTACGGAACCGGGCGGGGGTGAGGTGCGAGAGCAACAACCCCACCCCGAAAACATCAATTAGAAAAGAAGGGGGGAGAGGGTGGTAATGGAGGAAGAGATTTGAGATGGGAAGGTGGGAAGGTGGGGATAGAGAGGGGCGGTGGCAGAGGAAAAGAAAACCTAGGTGAAAAAACTCTctattctagagagagaaagaggagacgCACTGCTCCTATGGACGTGACTTCTCTTCAATCCTCATGCAGCTGAACTATTTAAATGTTACGCAGGCAATTATGCTGAAGCAGTGCTAGTGGTGCCACTGGAGTGGAATATGAacttaaaacaataaaattctaattgttcctcaacacaaaaataatCGGAGTAAAGATTACAAACCATCCATTactaaggggctgtttgataaaactgaaaactgaaactgaaagctgaaaaattaagtactggaaactgaatgctgaaatttttaagctgaaaagctgtttgataaatatattaagtactgaattaaaaaaatgatgaattaattttgttccaattctatcttaatttactaacggtcacaatatacttttggtaatggtggtggagtggtggtgggggagtggtggaggtagtaggagtgctggtagtggtggtggtggtgtagtgatggtagtggtggcggagtggcggtggtggtgatggtggtggagtggtggaggtggtactaggagcggtggtgtgtggtggtgtaatgatggtagtggtggagtggtggtggtggtggagtggtggtggtggtgtagtgatggtagtggtggggaagtggcgatggtggtgatggtggtggagcggtggtggtggtggtaggagcggtggtggtggtggtgtagtgatggtagtggtggtggttgtggttgagttgtggtggtggtggagtggtggagctggtggtggtgatgtggtggtggtggtggtagtggaggaagtggtggtggtggagttggtggtggtgatgtggtggtggtggtagtggagggagtggtggtggtggggatgtggtggaggaggagtggtggtggtggaggtggtggtagtggtggtggtggtggagtggtggaggtgttggtggaagtggttgtggtggtggtatgacggttgaatataagtacacaaaaattcagccagaattaagtagctcaaagctacttaattttttttaactttttagcctatattttaagtggtacttaatttgttaagtaatatgaaatgtggttatcaaacctactgaatcacttattacttaattgattcagtattaagtgctgaatttaagttatcaaacaagccctaagtCAATCCTCTTTGATCGGATTGAGTACTGCTCCAGAGAAAAGAATTAAACCCGATCTCTCTTCCCTAATCATGAATACAAAAGGATGATCAGCAACGAAATTGTATCGCTTAATTACTAGCTGAGGCCATGCACATGAACCAACACCGTGGAATTGAGTTATAGCTACAGCCTCCATGCCCTTCTCATCTACATCAATATAAGCTTTCTGAAACATTTTTAAGGAAAAGGATTCGGCATCCTCAGAATTATGCACCATTTCGGACAAGTCTAAGAAGTGCAAATTTTAACACGTCAGTGCAAATTTTAACATGTCAAAACTCAAGTTAGTCAAATTAAACACAAAGATAATCTAAACTAGACAAACAATAACCATTCACGCTCTAAGAAAATTAGAACTAAGTACTGGTCAATCCTTTTGGATTGGATTGAGTACTGCTCCAGTGAATAAAACTAAACCCGACATCTCTTCCTTGATCATGAAGAGGAAAGGATGATCAGCAACGAAACAGTTACTCTTTTTCGGCTGAGGCATTGCACATCCTACAATATTCATACAAGTAATGGCTGCAGCCTCCGTACCCTTCTCATCTACCTCAATataagatttctgaaacatTTTTAGGGAAAAGGATTTGGCATCGTCAGAATTATGCACCATCTCGGACAAGTCTCTCGGATTCTCAATTCTGGAAAACGATACCCCCATGTCGTCAATGACCTCTAAAACATTAAAATCGAACGAGAATTTGAATCTTGGGATCCAAAATTCGTCAAGCTTCTCTTTTGTTAACTCGAAGTACTCTTCACTTAGAAACCCAGAATCGGAATTGAGCTTCCCAATAAGATTTCGCAATCCATCTCGCTCATCTGGGAGAAAAAAGTACATAGAGAAATTGTTGGGTTGGCAACACTGATATGGGATTTTAAGGACCTTAAAACCATCAAACGATCCGTAATAATAGTCTTTACGGCTAGTCATGAA
The sequence above is drawn from the Rhododendron vialii isolate Sample 1 chromosome 6a, ASM3025357v1 genome and encodes:
- the LOC131328299 gene encoding serpin-Z10-like, with protein sequence MLKQVQNHFGKNIVSSPLSINAVLNMVVAGSTGHTLKHMLGFLGSKNIHEINSKSRKMMAVAAGGGGRSSENIGNGPILIMVNGAWADRRFPLVSKYKEEVLEGIFKCEVNNVDFQTKPDQVVDEISSWANTASRGLIQNILQRGSVDPQTILILANGLYFKGLWDSDYKFDARRTKKRKFYPPDESTILVPFMTSRKDYYYGSFDGFKVLKIPYQCCQPNNFSMYFFLPDERDGLRNLIGKLNSDSGFLSEEYFELTKEKLDEFWIPRFKFSFDFNVLEVIDDMGVSFSRIENPRDLSEMVHNSDDAKSFSLKMFQKSYIEVDEKGTEAAAITCMNIVGCAMPQPKKSNCFVADHPFLFMIKEEMSGLVLFTGAVLNPIQKD